The following proteins are co-located in the Streptomyces sp. DT2A-34 genome:
- a CDS encoding TetR/AcrR family transcriptional regulator, protein MARPRKPLLSYDRIVETARELVDAEGLSAVSTRRLAAELGVSGPSLYNHFRTKDEILEAVADSVSAQVDLTMFEDGRDWRTALHDWAVSYRAALRDHPNIVPVLAQGPGRRPAGLRLADAVYGAMVAAGWPPAQATSIGALMRYFIMGSALGSFAGGFVDDASAYDPADYPHLGQAHLLAEQQEKIDERAFETGLAALLDGLARQYEQVGRVG, encoded by the coding sequence ATGGCCCGACCGCGCAAGCCCCTCCTCAGCTACGACCGGATCGTCGAGACGGCTCGCGAACTCGTGGACGCGGAGGGCCTGTCGGCCGTCTCCACGCGCCGCCTCGCCGCCGAGCTGGGGGTGAGCGGGCCGTCCCTCTACAACCACTTCCGCACGAAGGACGAGATCCTGGAGGCGGTCGCCGACTCGGTCAGCGCCCAGGTCGATCTGACGATGTTCGAGGACGGCCGGGACTGGCGGACCGCGCTGCACGACTGGGCCGTCTCCTACCGGGCCGCCCTGCGCGACCATCCGAACATCGTCCCGGTCCTCGCCCAGGGCCCCGGCCGCCGCCCCGCCGGGCTGCGCCTCGCCGACGCCGTCTACGGCGCGATGGTCGCCGCGGGCTGGCCGCCGGCCCAGGCCACCTCCATCGGCGCGCTGATGCGGTACTTCATCATGGGCTCGGCGCTCGGCTCGTTCGCCGGCGGCTTCGTGGACGACGCGAGCGCGTACGACCCCGCCGACTATCCCCACCTCGGACAGGCCCACCTCCTCGCCGAGCAGCAGGAGAAGATCGACGAGCGGGCCTTCGAGACGGGCCTCGCGGCGCTGCTGGACGGGTTGGCGCGGCAGTATGAGCAGGTCGGGCGCGTCGGCTAG
- a CDS encoding helix-turn-helix transcriptional regulator: MTTRDPQVPQLARLAALIADETRAACLLALLDGRAWTAGELARHAGVAASTLSEHLSKLVAGGLLAEERQGRHRYVRLADARVAQLVEDLAAQVSPDAVVRPRNLRESSAGSAMARGRTCYDHLAGRLGIAVTDALTARGLLRQDTGFALTDAGLGWFGSAGIRLDSSSRRPLARACLDWTERRPHLAGVAGAAMCRHVLDAGWCVRIGSERAVKVTPSGERALRELLGIEAGALR; encoded by the coding sequence ATGACCACCAGGGATCCCCAGGTGCCCCAGCTGGCCCGGCTCGCCGCGCTGATCGCCGACGAGACCCGGGCCGCCTGTCTGCTGGCGCTGCTCGACGGGCGGGCGTGGACCGCCGGTGAGCTGGCGCGGCACGCCGGGGTCGCCGCGTCGACGCTGAGCGAGCATCTGAGCAAGCTCGTCGCGGGCGGGCTGCTCGCCGAGGAGCGGCAGGGACGGCACCGGTACGTCCGCCTGGCCGACGCACGGGTGGCGCAGCTGGTGGAGGACCTGGCCGCACAGGTATCGCCGGACGCTGTGGTACGGCCGCGGAATCTGCGGGAGTCCAGCGCCGGGTCCGCGATGGCGCGGGGCCGCACCTGCTACGACCATCTCGCCGGGCGGCTCGGCATCGCGGTCACGGACGCGCTGACCGCGCGCGGGCTGCTCAGGCAGGACACCGGGTTCGCGCTGACGGATGCGGGGCTCGGCTGGTTCGGCTCCGCGGGTATCCGCCTCGACTCTTCGAGTCGCCGCCCGCTGGCCCGCGCCTGCCTGGACTGGACCGAACGCCGACCGCATCTGGCGGGGGTCGCAGGTGCCGCCATGTGCCGCCATGTGCTGGACGCGGGGTGGTGCGTGCGGATCGGTTCCGAGCGAGCGGTGAAGGTGACTCCGTCGGGGGAGCGGGCACTTCGGGAGCTGCTTGGCATCGAAGCGGGGGCATTGCGGTGA